A genomic window from Gymnodinialimonas ceratoperidinii includes:
- a CDS encoding SulP family inorganic anion transporter, with the protein MGHGWGPARLRIEILAGLTVALALVPEAVAFAFVAGVHPLVGLYAAFIVGLITALIGGRPGMISGATGALAVVMVSLVAVHGLEYLLATVVLMGLIQIGVGVLRWGKFIRLVPHPVMLGFVNGLAIVIFLAQLGQFQVPGSAEASGHGMASGEWLQGAELITMLALVVLTMAIIWALPKLTSAIPAPLAGIAITAGIVLIFGIEVPRVGDLASIEGGLPAFHIPAVPLTWETFQIILPYALILSAIGLIESLLTLNLVGEITGQKGGASQECVAQGVANTVTGFFGGMGGCAMIGQSMINVKSGARTRIAGTAAALFLLSFILFGSSLIEQIPLAALVGVMFMVVIGTFAWNSLKILFKVPLTDAFVIVLVTVVTVATDLATAVVVGVIVSALAYAWQNATRIYATTYETPEGARVYQVKGPLFFGSAAGFNELFDPENDPSLVVVDFAESRVADQSALQAIEKVAAQYEAAGKKIELRHLTRDCHALLQKAGHLVIDSDDDPDYEVATDYSVRTGILGDH; encoded by the coding sequence GTGCACCCGCTGGTGGGCCTCTACGCTGCCTTCATCGTGGGGTTGATCACCGCGCTGATCGGCGGTCGGCCCGGCATGATCTCGGGCGCCACCGGGGCGCTCGCCGTTGTCATGGTGAGCCTCGTGGCGGTGCATGGGCTGGAATACCTGCTCGCCACCGTGGTCCTGATGGGCCTGATCCAGATCGGCGTCGGCGTGCTGCGCTGGGGCAAGTTCATCCGCCTCGTGCCGCATCCGGTGATGCTGGGCTTCGTCAACGGCCTTGCCATCGTGATTTTCCTCGCGCAGCTGGGGCAATTCCAGGTGCCGGGCTCGGCCGAGGCCTCGGGCCACGGCATGGCCAGCGGCGAATGGCTGCAAGGCGCCGAGTTGATCACCATGCTCGCGCTTGTCGTGCTCACCATGGCGATCATCTGGGCGCTGCCGAAGCTGACCAGCGCGATCCCAGCGCCGCTTGCGGGCATCGCGATCACGGCCGGCATCGTGCTGATCTTCGGCATCGAGGTGCCGCGCGTGGGCGATCTGGCCTCCATCGAGGGCGGCCTGCCCGCCTTCCACATCCCTGCGGTCCCGCTCACGTGGGAAACGTTCCAGATCATCCTCCCCTACGCGCTGATCCTCTCGGCCATCGGCCTGATCGAGAGCCTGCTGACCCTCAACCTCGTGGGCGAGATCACCGGCCAAAAAGGCGGCGCCAGCCAGGAATGCGTGGCCCAAGGCGTGGCCAACACCGTCACCGGTTTCTTCGGCGGCATGGGCGGCTGCGCGATGATCGGCCAGTCGATGATCAACGTGAAGTCCGGCGCGCGCACCCGCATTGCCGGCACCGCGGCGGCGCTGTTCCTGCTGTCCTTCATCCTCTTCGGCTCCAGCCTGATCGAGCAGATCCCGCTGGCCGCCCTCGTGGGCGTGATGTTCATGGTGGTGATCGGCACCTTCGCGTGGAACTCGCTCAAGATCCTCTTCAAGGTGCCGCTGACCGATGCCTTCGTCATCGTGCTGGTGACCGTCGTGACCGTGGCCACCGACCTCGCAACCGCCGTCGTTGTGGGCGTCATCGTCTCGGCGCTGGCCTATGCTTGGCAGAACGCGACCCGCATCTACGCCACGACCTACGAGACCCCGGAGGGCGCCCGCGTCTACCAGGTGAAGGGCCCGCTCTTCTTCGGCTCCGCCGCCGGCTTCAACGAACTCTTCGATCCCGAAAACGACCCCTCCCTCGTCGTCGTCGATTTCGCCGAAAGCCGCGTTGCCGACCAGTCCGCCCTGCAGGCCATCGAGAAAGTTGCCGCGCAATACGAGGCCGCTGGCAAGAAGATCGAACTGCGCCACCTGACCCGCGATTGCCACGCCTTGCTGCAGAAAGCCGGCCACCTTGTGATCGACAGCGACGACGACCCTGATTACGAGGTCGCCACCGATTACTCCGTTCGCACAGGCATTCTGGGCGACCACTAG